Proteins encoded by one window of Yersinia massiliensis:
- the lysC gene encoding lysine-sensitive aspartokinase 3, with amino-acid sequence MNCATQQQTNRTSSATVVAKFGGTSVADFDAMNRSADVVLSNPDVRLVILSASAGITNLLVALADGCEPEQREQHLDDIHRIQDAILVKLGNPVVIREEIERMLENIAMLSEAASLATSAALTDELVSHGELMSTLLFVELLRQRQVAVEWFDVRKIMRTNDRFGRAEPDTVALAELAQAQLAPRIEHAIIVTQGFIGSESKGRTTTLGRGGSDYTAALLGEALNVSRIDIWTDVPGIYTTDPRVVPAAKRIDKIAFEEAAEMATFGAKVLHPATLLPAVRSDIPVFVGSSKDPAAGGTLVCNKTENPPLFRALALRRKQTLLTLHSLNMLHARGFLAEVFNILARHNISVDLITTSEVSVALTLDTTGSTSIGDSLLTTSLLTELSSLCRVEVEEDLALVAIIGNDLSQSCGVGKEVFGVLDPFNIRMICYGASSHNLCFLIPGSDAEKVVQTLHHNLFE; translated from the coding sequence ATGAATTGCGCAACACAACAACAGACTAACCGCACTTCTTCTGCGACCGTGGTGGCCAAATTTGGTGGCACCAGTGTGGCTGATTTTGATGCCATGAACCGCAGCGCTGATGTGGTTTTATCGAACCCGGATGTTCGTTTGGTGATCTTGTCGGCTTCTGCCGGTATTACCAATCTGTTGGTCGCCCTTGCCGATGGCTGCGAGCCTGAACAGCGCGAACAGCATTTAGATGACATTCACCGCATTCAAGACGCGATTCTCGTTAAACTCGGTAATCCCGTCGTGATCCGTGAAGAAATTGAACGCATGCTGGAAAATATTGCGATGCTGTCTGAAGCCGCCAGCTTGGCGACGTCGGCGGCCCTGACCGATGAGTTAGTCAGTCACGGCGAATTAATGTCGACGCTGCTGTTTGTCGAATTGCTGCGCCAGCGCCAAGTTGCCGTCGAATGGTTTGATGTGCGTAAAATCATGCGCACCAATGACCGTTTCGGCCGTGCTGAACCTGATACTGTGGCATTAGCTGAATTGGCTCAAGCTCAATTAGCACCCCGTATTGAGCACGCCATCATCGTGACTCAAGGGTTTATTGGCAGCGAAAGCAAAGGCAGAACAACGACGCTGGGCCGTGGCGGCAGTGATTATACTGCGGCCCTATTGGGTGAGGCACTCAACGTCAGCCGCATTGATATCTGGACTGACGTGCCGGGGATTTACACAACCGATCCACGTGTGGTGCCCGCAGCAAAACGCATCGATAAGATTGCATTTGAAGAAGCGGCTGAAATGGCGACGTTTGGTGCCAAAGTACTGCATCCGGCCACGCTATTACCCGCCGTTCGTAGCGATATTCCGGTATTTGTTGGGTCAAGCAAAGATCCCGCCGCAGGTGGCACTCTGGTGTGCAATAAAACCGAAAATCCACCCTTGTTCCGTGCTTTAGCACTGCGCCGCAAACAAACCTTGCTCACGTTGCACAGCCTAAACATGTTGCATGCACGCGGTTTTCTGGCTGAAGTGTTTAACATTTTGGCGCGCCACAATATTTCAGTGGATTTGATTACCACTTCTGAAGTGAGTGTCGCACTGACGCTGGATACCACCGGTTCAACATCTATCGGTGATAGCCTGCTGACCACTTCACTACTGACCGAGCTTTCTTCTCTGTGCCGTGTGGAAGTAGAAGAGGATCTGGCGCTGGTGGCGATTATCGGCAACGACCTGTCTCAGTCTTGCGGTGTGGGGAAAGAAGTGTTTGGCGTACTCGATCCATTCAATATTCGCATGATTTGCTACGGGGCCAGCAGCCATAATCTTTGCTTCCTGATTCCGGGCAGTGATGCCGAGAAAGTGGTGCAAACGCTGCATCATAATTTGTTTGAATAA